Part of the Spirochaeta isovalerica genome, GAGGGATGTTTTGATCGCCTGCAGGATTCCGGGAGTGCCCGGCTTTTCTCTCGTTTCGATGTCATCGGAGAATTTCTGAGTGTCATAAGTTACAAAATCAACCGTACCTCCGGCGGCGACTGAGGGAGGCAGAGTCTTGTTGTAAATCTTCTCATTGAAAACAAGAAGTCCCGAAGCCCCGGGTCCTCCCAGAAATTTATGGGGAGACAGGAAAATCGCATCAAAATAGGCTTCTTCGTCTCGGTTCATATCAATTTCCACATAGGGCGCGCAGGCTGCGAAATCAAAGCAGGCGATGGCACCGTTGCGGTGAAGAATACGCGCCACTTCATAAATAGGCGTTTTTATGCCCGAAACGTTTGACGCTGCTGAAAAGGAACCAATTTTTTCTCTATTGTTATATTTCGGGTCTGAAACCATAGTCTGGAGGGCATCTAGATCCAGTTCTCCGCTGTTATTGAGGGGAACTTCTATAACCTCACAAAGACTTTGACGCCACATAATCTCATTTGAATGGTGTTCATAAGGTCCGACGAAAACTATGGGTTTGTTATTCTCCATCTGTTTCCGCAAAGAGGTGCGGCACGGCGATTTCACTTCTTCCACCAAAGAGCAGGAGTCGATCATACCTTCAAGACGATGTTTTGTAGCCGGCGGCCAGAAAACTCCGAGGATTTGCTGAAGACGCATGATCGCACCGGTCGCTCCGGTACCTGCAAATATGATTTTCCCGGTCTTTCCGGCATTAACGATTTTTTTAATCCGCTCTTCCGCTTCATGGAGCAGATTTGTCATAGTCTTACCGGTAAAATCGTCATCTGTATGGGAATTGGCATAGTAGCGCATTAAGTCCTGTAGATAGTTTTCTATGAAATATAGTCCCCGTCCGCTGGCGGTATAATCAGCGTATACAAGAGGTCTTTCGCCAACCGGGGTTTTAAACATATCGTTCCGACCGATTATTTCATGACGAAGCCATTCCTGTTCAATCATCTCTTTTATAGGTTCCATTTTTACATACTCCTATTCAGTTTATTGATAATAACTCTTCATTTTCTATACATCAACCTAAAACTTGATCATTTTTCCCATGTAGTAAAATTAAAAAAAATGATACAGTACTACATAGATTTATAATACAATTATGATATTCGATAAGTAAAAATTAGAGGTTTCCTTGGACAAATACGTCATAGATCAGAATTTTGAGAAATTTAAAGCCCGAAAGATTCATCTCGATAACTATACAATTAAAAAACTGGGAATTGTCGGAAATCAGACAGTGTTGAAAATTAATGATTTTCATCTGTATTGCATACCCTATGATCTGGGCTTGCGGGACTGTAAAGTCCTGATGATACTGGATGCAAAGGAGATTGAGTTTTTTAAACGATCCTTTGATAAGATTCATTCCATTCACTTCGTGTTTGATAATCCTATATATAAAAAACCCATATCGCTCTTCAACCGTTGTAAGATAACAAACCTCAATGTGATGAATCCGGAAACCCGCCACTGCTTGGTATCTCTGGAATATACCGTGATACCTAATGATTACAAAGAAATTCTCATCAATTTTCATAAGCGCTATGAAGCTCTGGAATTCCTTTATAAAAATGACCAGTTTCGCGGAAAAACGATAAACAGACAGATGCTTAAGCTGGGCCGTGTAGACGATTCCGTACATCTGAGAACAGAGAATGGCACCGAGCCGCTAAAAATGCTCATAATCAATTCTTCCATGTCAATCCTCAGGATTATTGGAGATGATTATGAAGAAAATTATGCGATAAATACGAGGGTTCAGATAGAACTGTTCAGTAAAGATAATTCTTTTTTTGTATCGGGGACCGTTGTGAT contains:
- a CDS encoding PilZN3 domain-containing protein, producing MDKYVIDQNFEKFKARKIHLDNYTIKKLGIVGNQTVLKINDFHLYCIPYDLGLRDCKVLMILDAKEIEFFKRSFDKIHSIHFVFDNPIYKKPISLFNRCKITNLNVMNPETRHCLVSLEYTVIPNDYKEILINFHKRYEALEFLYKNDQFRGKTINRQMLKLGRVDDSVHLRTENGTEPLKMLIINSSMSILRIIGDDYEENYAINTRVQIELFSKDNSFFVSGTVVIRKESEEIPGYWILDIKLEFSSFLTDIIYLVLKKTSSQEAKKDVKEEQTES
- a CDS encoding aminotransferase class V-fold PLP-dependent enzyme, which encodes MEPIKEMIEQEWLRHEIIGRNDMFKTPVGERPLVYADYTASGRGLYFIENYLQDLMRYYANSHTDDDFTGKTMTNLLHEAEERIKKIVNAGKTGKIIFAGTGATGAIMRLQQILGVFWPPATKHRLEGMIDSCSLVEEVKSPCRTSLRKQMENNKPIVFVGPYEHHSNEIMWRQSLCEVIEVPLNNSGELDLDALQTMVSDPKYNNREKIGSFSAASNVSGIKTPIYEVARILHRNGAIACFDFAACAPYVEIDMNRDEEAYFDAIFLSPHKFLGGPGASGLLVFNEKIYNKTLPPSVAAGGTVDFVTYDTQKFSDDIETREKPGTPGILQAIKTSLVFQLKEKIGIKTIEKIEHYLFSQFVERFGNDDRIEFYGSTDPDKKVNIIAFNVKHGDRFIHPRLFTRVMNDFFGIQTRAGCSCAGPYGHRLLSIDKVLSNRFVHLVEDRGLNGMKPGWVRLNLHYSFSADEFDYICNALDYLIENAYRFIPLYEFDIKSGEWQYKDAIDDRITLDFDLVLDSQPPWKRSSPSLNLLFEEALADADRILAESEKEPVYHSFDKEVEDVIFFQSLKVRE